A window of the Brachybacterium sacelli genome harbors these coding sequences:
- a CDS encoding GntR family transcriptional regulator, with product MRIVVSTSSRTPIYEQIKTQVRASILSGEIAEGQFLPSLRQLAADLRVSSITVTRAYNDLEADGLIHGEHGRGFVVLPIDAQVASSALRTHVDDVLRELVAAARRARLSPPQVHDRLDEMWSHDE from the coding sequence ATGCGGATCGTGGTGTCGACGAGCTCACGCACGCCGATCTACGAGCAGATCAAGACACAGGTGCGCGCGTCGATCCTGTCCGGGGAGATCGCGGAAGGCCAGTTCCTTCCTTCGTTGCGTCAGCTCGCCGCTGACCTCCGGGTCAGCTCGATCACCGTCACCCGTGCGTACAACGATCTCGAGGCAGACGGCCTCATCCACGGCGAGCACGGCCGTGGTTTCGTCGTCCTCCCGATCGACGCCCAGGTCGCTTCGAGCGCGCTGAGGACCCACGTCGACGACGTGCTCAGGGAGCTCGTCGCCGCCGCGCGACGCGCCCGGCTGAGCCCTCCTCAAGTTCATGACCGTCTCGATGAGATGTGGAGCCACGATGAATGA
- a CDS encoding glycoside hydrolase 5 family protein — MPAPSPAPTGSGAPRFGVNYTPRTGWFHSWLDLDPDAVGEDLQAIASLGADHVRVFPLWPLLQPNRTLIRLRGLEDVRTVVDIAATVGLDVVVDAIQGHLSSFDFVPSWLATWHRRNMFTDPAVVEATAELVHSLSARLADAPNLVGLTLGNEVNQFSASNHPDPDVTSVAEAEAWTRTLLAAARAGAPGGMHTVANYDAAWFMDDHAFTPDQSASLGDATVVHSWIFDGTGQRYGARSFEVAHRAEYYLELARAFSPAPQRPLWLQEVGAPRSILTEQEVPWFVRSTFETAMQCPELWGITWWCSHDVSRSLADFPPLEHTLGLFDEHGRIKNAGEAFRDAVAAAREAAPPAPRGREIEFPVGRDPLLERSAAAPGGSVFEAWMDASRAGERPTVRVVRERAAITAGDTRTGGAAATRPVP; from the coding sequence ATGCCTGCCCCCTCCCCTGCACCGACCGGATCCGGAGCCCCACGCTTCGGAGTGAACTACACGCCGCGCACCGGATGGTTCCACTCCTGGCTCGACCTGGATCCGGACGCGGTCGGCGAGGACCTCCAGGCGATCGCGTCCCTCGGCGCGGACCACGTGCGGGTCTTCCCGCTGTGGCCGCTGCTGCAGCCCAACCGGACCCTGATCCGGCTCCGAGGCCTCGAGGACGTGCGCACCGTGGTCGACATCGCCGCCACGGTCGGGCTGGACGTCGTGGTCGACGCGATCCAGGGACACCTCTCGAGCTTCGACTTCGTTCCCAGCTGGCTGGCCACCTGGCACCGCCGCAACATGTTCACCGACCCCGCGGTGGTGGAGGCGACCGCCGAGCTGGTGCACTCCCTCTCGGCCCGTCTCGCGGACGCACCGAACCTGGTGGGACTCACGCTGGGCAACGAGGTCAATCAGTTCTCCGCCTCCAACCATCCCGACCCGGACGTCACCTCGGTCGCGGAGGCCGAGGCCTGGACGCGCACCCTGCTGGCGGCGGCCCGCGCGGGAGCACCAGGAGGAATGCACACGGTCGCCAACTACGACGCGGCCTGGTTCATGGACGACCACGCCTTCACCCCCGACCAGTCCGCGTCCCTCGGTGACGCCACCGTCGTGCACTCCTGGATCTTCGACGGCACCGGGCAGCGCTACGGCGCCCGCTCCTTCGAGGTCGCGCACCGCGCTGAGTACTACCTCGAGCTCGCTCGCGCCTTCTCCCCCGCTCCCCAGCGCCCCTTGTGGTTGCAAGAGGTCGGCGCTCCGCGCAGCATCCTCACCGAGCAGGAGGTGCCGTGGTTCGTGCGCAGCACATTCGAGACGGCGATGCAGTGCCCCGAGCTGTGGGGCATCACCTGGTGGTGCTCCCATGACGTCTCCCGCTCGCTGGCGGACTTCCCGCCGCTGGAGCACACCCTCGGGCTGTTCGACGAGCACGGCAGGATCAAGAACGCCGGGGAAGCCTTCCGCGATGCCGTGGCCGCAGCCCGCGAGGCCGCTCCCCCGGCGCCCCGCGGCCGGGAGATAGAGTTCCCCGTCGGCCGGGACCCACTGCTGGAGCGCAGCGCTGCTGCGCCGGGCGGCTCGGTGTTCGAGGCCTGGATGGACGCCTCCCGTGCCGGTGAACGGCCGACGGTCCGAGTGGTGCGGGAGCGAGCAGCGATCACGGCGGGCGACACCCGCACCGGTGGCGCCGCAGCGACCCGTCCCGTCCCCTGA
- a CDS encoding beta-ketoacyl-ACP synthase III has product MAARVSLQHQPTVPGSQVLSYGAARGDLVVPNDDLIEPINSSDEWIRQRTGIITRTRASKDVGVKDLSLQAAREAIERSGIELETLDAIIVSTISFPYPTPSLATLLAGELGRPDVIAYDISAACAGFAYGIGQADALIRSGSARHVLVIGAEKLSDFVDPTDRSISFLLGDGAGAAVVGPSDSPKIGPTVWGSDGDNWNTIRMTGSLVEFRDGEGPWPTLEQDGRTVFRWAVWHTAEKIRRMLEKSGLSIEDVDVFVPHQANMRIVDELAKQLKLPEDVVIGRDIAETGNTSAASIPLATHRLLAEGAAHSGDVLVQFGFGAGLAYAGQVLILP; this is encoded by the coding sequence ATGGCAGCGCGAGTCTCCCTCCAGCACCAGCCCACCGTCCCGGGCTCCCAGGTCCTGTCCTACGGCGCCGCCCGCGGTGACCTCGTCGTCCCCAACGACGACCTGATCGAGCCGATCAACTCCTCCGACGAGTGGATCCGCCAGCGCACCGGCATCATCACCCGCACCCGGGCGAGCAAGGACGTCGGCGTCAAGGATCTCTCCCTGCAGGCCGCCCGGGAGGCGATCGAACGCTCCGGCATCGAGCTCGAGACCCTCGACGCGATCATCGTCTCGACGATCTCGTTCCCCTACCCCACCCCCTCGCTCGCCACCCTGCTGGCCGGCGAGCTGGGCCGGCCCGACGTCATCGCCTATGACATCTCCGCGGCCTGCGCCGGATTCGCCTACGGCATCGGCCAGGCCGATGCCCTGATCCGTTCCGGCAGCGCCCGCCACGTGCTGGTGATCGGTGCGGAGAAGCTCTCCGATTTCGTCGATCCCACCGACCGCTCGATCTCGTTCCTGCTGGGGGACGGCGCAGGTGCCGCGGTCGTCGGCCCCAGCGACTCACCGAAGATCGGTCCGACGGTGTGGGGCAGCGACGGCGACAACTGGAACACCATCCGGATGACGGGCTCGCTCGTGGAGTTCCGTGACGGAGAGGGCCCGTGGCCCACCCTCGAGCAGGACGGGCGCACCGTCTTCCGCTGGGCCGTGTGGCACACCGCCGAGAAGATCCGCCGCATGCTCGAGAAGTCGGGCCTGAGCATCGAGGACGTCGACGTGTTCGTCCCCCACCAGGCCAACATGCGCATCGTCGACGAGCTGGCCAAGCAGCTGAAGCTGCCCGAGGACGTCGTCATCGGCCGGGACATCGCCGAGACCGGCAACACCTCGGCGGCCTCGATCCCGCTGGCGACCCACCGCCTGCTCGCCGAGGGCGCCGCACACAGCGGCGACGTCCTGGTCCAGTTCGGATTCGGAGCCGGTCTGGCCTACGCCGGACAGGTGCTGATCCTCCCCTGA
- a CDS encoding peptide deformylase, producing MSIRSIRLVGDPVLRTPCDPIRTITDGTRGLIRDLEETVDDEARAGLAANQIGISQRAFSWHLQGHGIGHIINPVIVELSEELQHDDEGCLSVPGLFFPRTRSAFARCVGTDVGGEEVELAGEGIIARLIQHEVAHLDGELYIDGLERAVRKKALRQIRETL from the coding sequence ATGAGCATCCGTTCCATCCGCCTGGTCGGCGACCCCGTGCTGCGCACACCCTGCGACCCCATCCGCACGATCACCGACGGCACCCGGGGTCTGATCCGTGATCTCGAGGAGACCGTGGATGACGAGGCCCGCGCGGGGCTGGCAGCCAACCAGATCGGCATCAGCCAGCGCGCCTTCTCCTGGCACCTGCAGGGCCACGGCATCGGGCACATCATCAATCCGGTCATCGTCGAGCTCTCCGAGGAGCTCCAGCACGATGACGAGGGTTGCCTGTCGGTGCCGGGACTGTTCTTCCCGCGCACCCGCTCCGCCTTCGCCCGCTGCGTGGGCACGGACGTGGGCGGCGAGGAGGTCGAGCTGGCCGGCGAGGGCATCATCGCCCGCCTCATCCAGCACGAGGTCGCCCACCTCGACGGAGAGCTCTACATCGACGGCCTCGAACGCGCGGTGAGGAAGAAGGCGTTGCGCCAGATCAGGGAGACCCTCTAA
- a CDS encoding ABC transporter ATP-binding protein, producing MNDPAVRIGHMAVQRPGFAIRDLSLSLHAGSVLGLVGPNGAGKTTTIRALLGLLAPDAGTVRVLGQAPGARSALARTGVVLDEPTAAAEWSVASLGRRLGPFYPGWDQERFTGLLEELSVPSDRPVGDLSRGQGVKLSVATALAQGPDLLILDEPSSGLDPSSRRRIGDLIREFMVDPAHTVLFSTHITTDLVDLADELVVLVDGAIAHQGTLDSVAEEFAMARGSGPPSSGPVLGLQQSGAQWSALIRMRDSAAFGPEVVIDDASIDDVIIHLAADSQEVAA from the coding sequence ATGAATGATCCCGCCGTCCGAATCGGCCACATGGCCGTACAACGCCCCGGCTTCGCGATCCGCGACCTCTCCCTCTCCCTCCATGCAGGGAGCGTTCTCGGTCTCGTGGGCCCCAACGGGGCGGGGAAGACCACCACCATCCGTGCCCTGCTGGGACTTCTCGCGCCCGATGCAGGCACTGTCCGCGTCCTGGGCCAGGCGCCCGGTGCCCGCAGTGCGCTCGCCCGCACCGGAGTCGTCCTGGACGAGCCGACTGCCGCTGCGGAGTGGTCGGTCGCGAGCCTCGGGCGGCGCCTGGGACCCTTCTATCCGGGATGGGACCAGGAGCGGTTCACCGGCCTCCTCGAGGAGCTTTCGGTCCCGTCGGATCGGCCCGTCGGCGACTTGTCCCGTGGTCAGGGCGTGAAGCTCTCCGTGGCCACCGCCCTTGCCCAGGGCCCGGACCTGTTGATACTCGATGAGCCCTCCAGCGGCCTCGACCCCTCCTCCCGCCGCCGGATCGGCGATCTGATCCGGGAGTTCATGGTCGACCCCGCGCACACCGTGCTGTTCTCCACGCACATCACCACCGATCTGGTGGACCTGGCTGACGAGCTCGTCGTCCTGGTCGACGGCGCCATCGCCCATCAGGGCACGCTCGACAGCGTGGCGGAGGAGTTCGCCATGGCCCGCGGCTCCGGCCCGCCGTCCTCCGGCCCCGTCCTGGGGCTGCAGCAGTCGGGAGCGCAGTGGTCGGCACTGATCCGGATGCGCGACTCCGCCGCATTCGGCCCCGAGGTGGTGATCGACGACGCGAGCATCGACGACGTCATCATCCACCTGGCCGCCGACTCCCAGGAGGTCGCCGCATGA
- a CDS encoding penicillin acylase family protein, with translation MKITWDEYGMPTITADDDLGACRGFGYAQALTHATAILELYGIARGRAASMWGEEFVEGDVMHARFGLDAAVQTWWLAQEDQTLTRLEAFCDGFNEACAEDPARGGDRREALPITPRDVVAHTFALFFGFARFWDQELAFPAVGGPGLLGGGSSAWAVSAEKSSTHESLLLVNPHIPWVGPYRLFEARTMSPGRRCHGVTPIGFPWQSFAYTSHLGWTHTVNPLPQLWVYELEVSGDQYRFDSDLIPFTTQEHVVEVRGGDAVRVTERRSVHGPVTEAPDGTLVAIRVAGVLHEPVTTALEAWWQMSLAETVPALFSAQERRPLPMFNIIAADSTGSVGAAFCGATPRRPGGAFDDSRRRLPGDDPAQIWERLNPPSSLPKVIDPQCGWVQNVNETPWWFCDPPLDPTDYPDGIAPDPAQIRDIRSPLSRAAMSRSPRISPHDLLDLKWSTRVHLADIVLDDLLTAAASEDLGEAVEVLRRWDRHAEAGSRGYLLFHLWAHDHFPVGDVVMDDSRLGTAREAGGLPTGLLNPAAAVDSLHRAAEALAQLGRPLDAAYGDVALIGAAPEDVPASGGPTYFGLFACLEIVPAPTDWPAIGGDTWISLIRFGGQGRAASSILLPGSATEPGAPAHRPQAPHFVEKVLVPHQPLA, from the coding sequence GTGAAGATCACGTGGGACGAGTACGGGATGCCGACGATCACCGCCGACGACGACCTCGGGGCCTGCCGTGGATTCGGTTACGCACAGGCCCTGACACATGCCACTGCGATTCTCGAGCTCTACGGCATCGCCCGGGGACGGGCGGCCTCGATGTGGGGCGAGGAGTTCGTCGAGGGCGATGTGATGCACGCGCGGTTCGGCCTCGACGCCGCGGTACAGACGTGGTGGCTCGCGCAAGAAGACCAGACCCTCACCCGTCTGGAGGCGTTCTGCGACGGCTTCAACGAGGCCTGCGCTGAGGATCCGGCCCGCGGTGGCGATCGCCGCGAGGCGTTGCCGATCACCCCTCGTGACGTGGTCGCGCACACCTTCGCACTGTTCTTCGGGTTCGCGCGGTTCTGGGACCAGGAGCTCGCGTTCCCGGCCGTCGGAGGTCCCGGGCTTCTCGGCGGAGGATCGAGCGCCTGGGCGGTGTCCGCCGAGAAATCATCGACCCATGAGTCGCTGCTGCTGGTGAATCCGCATATCCCGTGGGTCGGACCGTACAGGTTGTTCGAGGCGCGGACGATGTCGCCGGGCCGGAGGTGCCATGGCGTCACCCCGATCGGGTTCCCGTGGCAGTCCTTCGCCTATACCTCGCACCTCGGGTGGACCCACACCGTGAATCCCCTTCCCCAGCTGTGGGTGTACGAGCTCGAGGTGAGCGGTGACCAGTACCGCTTCGACAGCGATCTGATCCCGTTCACGACCCAGGAGCACGTGGTGGAGGTGCGCGGGGGTGACGCAGTGAGAGTGACCGAGCGGCGTAGCGTCCACGGACCCGTGACGGAAGCCCCGGACGGGACACTCGTCGCGATCCGTGTCGCCGGGGTCCTCCACGAGCCGGTCACCACGGCGCTGGAAGCCTGGTGGCAGATGTCCCTGGCCGAGACCGTCCCCGCCCTGTTCTCGGCGCAGGAACGTCGGCCGCTGCCGATGTTCAACATCATCGCGGCGGACTCCACCGGATCGGTCGGTGCCGCGTTCTGCGGAGCCACGCCCCGAAGACCAGGTGGCGCCTTCGATGATTCCCGGCGCCGACTTCCCGGGGATGACCCCGCCCAGATCTGGGAGCGCTTGAACCCGCCGAGCAGTCTGCCCAAGGTCATCGATCCGCAGTGCGGGTGGGTCCAGAACGTCAACGAGACCCCCTGGTGGTTCTGCGATCCTCCGCTGGATCCGACCGACTACCCCGACGGCATCGCTCCGGATCCCGCTCAGATCCGCGACATCCGCTCTCCCCTGTCCCGGGCAGCGATGAGCAGATCCCCACGGATCTCCCCGCACGATCTGCTGGACCTGAAGTGGAGCACCCGCGTGCACCTGGCGGACATCGTCCTCGACGACCTCCTGACCGCCGCTGCGTCGGAGGACCTGGGCGAAGCCGTGGAGGTGCTGCGGCGCTGGGATCGACATGCCGAGGCCGGCAGCCGCGGCTACCTCCTGTTCCACCTGTGGGCGCACGACCACTTCCCCGTCGGCGACGTCGTCATGGACGACAGCCGCCTCGGCACTGCCCGTGAGGCGGGCGGACTGCCCACCGGCCTGCTGAATCCCGCAGCTGCAGTGGACTCCTTGCACCGTGCCGCAGAGGCCCTCGCGCAGCTGGGTCGACCGCTGGATGCGGCCTACGGCGACGTCGCACTGATCGGAGCCGCGCCGGAGGATGTGCCGGCCAGCGGCGGTCCCACGTACTTCGGCCTGTTCGCATGCCTGGAGATCGTGCCTGCCCCGACGGACTGGCCCGCCATCGGAGGCGACACCTGGATCTCCCTCATCCGGTTCGGCGGTCAGGGCAGGGCCGCCTCCAGCATCCTCCTGCCGGGCTCGGCAACCGAACCCGGCGCCCCTGCCCACCGCCCGCAGGCTCCGCACTTCGTCGAGAAGGTCCTGGTTCCTCACCAGCCCCTCGCCTGA
- a CDS encoding ACP S-malonyltransferase, with translation MLAIVCPGQGAQKPGFLSPWRELPGVEQALSSLSEAAGADLLRHGTESDADTIRDTAVAQPLLVAAGIIAAAQLHGTDEACPADVIAGHSVGELTAAAVAGVFGDEDAMRLVAVRSRAMAQSAAAEPTSMAAVVGGTREDVLAAIERHGLHAANINSAAQVVAAGSVEAIAALGEDGPAKARVLPLQVAGAFHTPYMVGAREELAAFVPSLTATDPSVPLVSNAGGEVVTSGARYLDQIVTQVASPVDWEACMGTLRKRGVTAMLEVAPAGTLVGLAKRDLKGIATATLNTPDDLEAAGALVREHAGVTASTDQED, from the coding sequence GTGCTCGCGATCGTCTGCCCCGGCCAAGGGGCCCAGAAGCCCGGCTTCCTGAGCCCGTGGCGTGAGCTGCCCGGTGTCGAGCAGGCGCTGTCCTCCCTCTCCGAGGCCGCCGGAGCGGACCTCCTCCGTCACGGCACCGAGTCCGATGCCGACACCATCCGCGACACCGCCGTGGCCCAGCCGCTGCTGGTCGCCGCCGGGATCATCGCGGCCGCCCAGCTCCACGGCACGGACGAGGCGTGCCCCGCCGATGTGATCGCCGGGCACAGTGTGGGCGAGCTGACCGCCGCCGCTGTAGCGGGCGTGTTCGGCGACGAGGACGCGATGCGTCTGGTCGCCGTCCGCTCCCGGGCGATGGCGCAGTCCGCCGCAGCCGAGCCGACCTCCATGGCCGCGGTCGTCGGCGGCACCCGCGAGGACGTCCTGGCCGCGATCGAGCGGCACGGGCTCCACGCCGCGAACATCAACTCCGCCGCGCAGGTGGTGGCCGCCGGCTCCGTCGAGGCGATCGCCGCCCTCGGGGAGGACGGCCCGGCGAAGGCCCGCGTGCTCCCGCTGCAGGTGGCCGGGGCGTTCCACACGCCGTACATGGTCGGGGCCCGCGAGGAGCTCGCCGCCTTCGTCCCCTCGCTCACCGCGACCGATCCCTCCGTGCCGCTGGTCTCCAACGCCGGCGGCGAGGTCGTCACCAGCGGAGCCCGTTATCTCGACCAGATCGTCACCCAGGTCGCCTCCCCCGTCGACTGGGAGGCCTGCATGGGCACGCTGCGCAAGCGCGGGGTGACCGCGATGCTCGAGGTCGCTCCCGCCGGCACCCTGGTCGGGCTCGCCAAACGCGACCTCAAGGGCATCGCCACCGCGACCCTCAACACCCCCGACGATCTCGAGGCCGCCGGTGCGCTCGTGCGCGAGCACGCCGGCGTCACCGCCTCGACGGATCAGGAGGACTGA
- a CDS encoding OsmC family protein, protein MPSVPDDHLPVPEEATPESVWADRTGHRTLVGRNQRGVEIPIGKGEGEISPGELLKLGLIGCAGMTSDINLSRRLGEDFAMRLWAHGTSDEDNRYAQITEQVQLPLEGLTEAEIDGVVTVFGRAVAAGCTVERTVVPGVEVTHDVLGAGAQAAQSAQTGQAQQDGDAR, encoded by the coding sequence ATGCCCTCCGTCCCCGATGATCACCTCCCCGTCCCCGAGGAGGCCACGCCCGAGAGTGTCTGGGCCGACCGCACCGGGCACCGCACCCTGGTCGGACGCAATCAGCGCGGCGTAGAGATCCCCATCGGCAAGGGGGAGGGCGAGATCAGCCCCGGCGAGCTGCTCAAGCTGGGGCTCATCGGCTGCGCGGGCATGACCTCCGACATCAACCTCTCCCGCCGTCTCGGGGAGGATTTCGCGATGCGCCTATGGGCGCACGGGACCTCCGACGAGGACAACCGGTACGCGCAGATCACGGAACAGGTCCAGCTGCCGCTGGAGGGGCTGACCGAGGCCGAGATCGACGGGGTCGTGACGGTGTTCGGTCGTGCCGTCGCCGCCGGCTGCACGGTCGAGCGCACCGTCGTGCCCGGGGTCGAGGTGACCCACGACGTCCTCGGGGCCGGGGCTCAGGCCGCTCAGTCCGCTCAGACCGGACAGGCGCAGCAGGACGGGGACGCACGATGA
- a CDS encoding beta-ketoacyl-[acyl-carrier-protein] synthase family protein, producing the protein MSASSSRVAVTGLGTVNPLGVDVASTWEAALAGTSTARTLDNDWKEHYGLSVDFACQLAPGALDALSRPQAKKLDPSGQYSMVAAREAWADAGTPEVAPERLGVVVGTGIGGIWTTLDQWDAVRERGARRVNPFTVPMLMANSSSAQISMELGARAGAHTPVSACASGAEAVSLGMGMIRDGRADVVVVGGTEACIHPMTLAAFANIRALSGRVDDPEHASRPYDVDRDGFVLGEGAAILVLESEEHAAARGARVYAYAAGRGMAADAHHISAPSAEGQARAVREAIDDAGVAAQDVVHVNAHGTSTPLGDIGELSAVSDALGGVTDQLVVTSTKSMTGHLMGGAGALESLFSTLAAHHRVAPPTINIETLDPEVSVRIAQNAPVDLPTGDIAVLNNAFGFGGHDIAAVFTSA; encoded by the coding sequence ATGTCCGCTTCCAGCTCCCGTGTCGCCGTCACCGGTCTCGGCACCGTCAACCCCCTCGGCGTCGACGTCGCCTCCACCTGGGAGGCGGCCCTGGCCGGCACGTCCACCGCGCGCACCCTGGACAACGACTGGAAGGAGCACTACGGACTGTCCGTGGACTTCGCCTGCCAGCTCGCGCCCGGTGCACTCGACGCCCTCTCCCGCCCGCAGGCCAAGAAGCTGGACCCCTCGGGCCAGTACTCGATGGTCGCGGCCCGTGAGGCGTGGGCCGACGCCGGCACCCCGGAGGTCGCGCCCGAACGGCTCGGCGTCGTGGTCGGCACCGGTATCGGCGGCATCTGGACCACGCTGGACCAGTGGGACGCGGTCCGTGAGCGCGGCGCCCGCCGGGTGAACCCGTTCACGGTCCCGATGCTCATGGCCAACTCCTCGAGCGCTCAGATCTCGATGGAGCTGGGTGCCCGGGCCGGGGCGCACACCCCGGTCTCGGCCTGCGCCTCCGGAGCGGAGGCCGTGTCACTCGGCATGGGCATGATCCGCGACGGCCGCGCCGACGTGGTCGTCGTCGGCGGCACCGAGGCCTGCATCCACCCGATGACGCTGGCGGCCTTCGCGAACATCCGTGCGCTCTCGGGCCGGGTCGACGATCCGGAGCACGCCTCGCGCCCCTACGACGTGGACCGTGACGGCTTCGTGCTCGGTGAGGGCGCCGCGATCCTGGTGCTCGAGAGCGAGGAGCACGCCGCGGCGCGCGGTGCCCGGGTGTACGCCTACGCCGCCGGGCGCGGCATGGCCGCGGACGCCCACCACATCTCCGCTCCCTCGGCGGAGGGTCAGGCCCGTGCGGTCCGTGAGGCGATCGATGACGCGGGTGTCGCGGCGCAGGACGTCGTGCACGTCAACGCCCACGGGACCTCCACCCCGCTCGGGGACATCGGTGAGCTCAGCGCGGTCTCGGACGCCCTCGGCGGGGTCACCGACCAGCTCGTGGTGACCTCGACGAAGTCGATGACCGGCCATCTGATGGGCGGCGCCGGGGCGCTGGAGTCGCTCTTCTCGACCTTGGCCGCACATCATCGCGTCGCCCCGCCCACGATCAACATCGAGACCCTCGACCCCGAGGTCTCGGTGCGGATCGCGCAGAATGCCCCGGTGGACCTCCCGACGGGGGACATCGCCGTGCTGAACAATGCCTTCGGCTTCGGCGGCCACGACATCGCGGCGGTCTTCACCAGCGCCTGA
- a CDS encoding DUF3145 domain-containing protein encodes MTQGVLYVHSAPRALAPHVEWAASGVLGAPSRIRWEEQHVGRGLLRAEMTWRGRDDTGARLVSALRGMHEVRFEVTQEATAASDGARWSCTPELGIHHAATDHAGNTVLTEDHVRGCMERAGEDPRALRRELGIALGEPWDEDLEIYRHAGDGAPMRWLHRVS; translated from the coding sequence ATGACTCAGGGCGTTCTGTATGTTCACTCCGCGCCGCGAGCCCTCGCACCGCATGTCGAATGGGCCGCCAGCGGAGTTCTCGGCGCGCCCTCGCGCATCCGCTGGGAGGAGCAGCACGTCGGGCGCGGTCTGCTGCGCGCCGAGATGACCTGGCGCGGGCGCGACGACACCGGTGCCCGTCTGGTCAGCGCACTGCGCGGGATGCACGAGGTGCGCTTCGAGGTGACCCAGGAGGCCACCGCCGCGAGTGACGGAGCCCGCTGGAGCTGCACTCCCGAGCTCGGCATCCACCATGCCGCCACCGATCATGCCGGCAACACCGTGCTGACCGAGGACCATGTGCGGGGCTGCATGGAGCGGGCGGGGGAGGATCCGCGAGCCCTGCGCCGCGAACTGGGGATCGCGCTCGGCGAGCCCTGGGACGAGGACCTCGAGATCTACCGCCACGCCGGAGATGGCGCCCCGATGCGCTGGCTGCACCGCGTGAGCTGA
- a CDS encoding acyl carrier protein: protein MAHTDNEILEGLAEIVNEETGVATEDVQLDKSFTDDLDIDSISMMTIVVNAEEKFDVRIPDEEVKNLATVGDAVKFIAGAQS from the coding sequence ATGGCACACACCGATAACGAGATCCTCGAGGGCCTCGCCGAGATCGTCAACGAGGAGACCGGTGTCGCCACGGAGGACGTCCAGCTCGACAAGTCCTTCACCGATGACCTCGACATCGATTCCATCTCCATGATGACCATCGTGGTCAACGCCGAGGAGAAGTTCGACGTCCGGATCCCTGACGAAGAGGTCAAGAACCTCGCCACCGTCGGCGACGCCGTCAAGTTCATCGCGGGCGCCCAGTCCTGA
- a CDS encoding LacI family DNA-binding transcriptional regulator, whose amino-acid sequence MSTSSSSPSRGSGRGQRVTIADIARRAGVTSAAVSLAVNGRPGVSEATRTRIMEIARELDWEPSPAARALAGAPVLTVGMVLARPAEVLGNEAFFGAFVAGLQEVLSAQDYSLQMKIVDSPEAEIDTYRRWFAQRRVDGVVVVDLRVDDPRIPALEELGQPALVVGGPGNHGSLPSVYVDDAHATQLLVDHLAERGHRRIARVAGTSAFLHTAQRDHAFLGRCAELGLHGELQDAGFGAEDAAVATAQLLSGQHPPTAIVFDSDEMALAGSQVLAESGVAIPGDIAVASYEDSPLARTHRPAITAIGRSAVEYGGVTATRLLEVVSAARRHRGGPVEEAESEVRALEPELRVRDSTDPSQQPGPDEVR is encoded by the coding sequence ATGAGCACCAGCAGTTCCTCCCCGTCCCGCGGCAGCGGGCGCGGCCAGCGTGTCACGATCGCGGACATCGCACGCCGCGCCGGCGTCACCTCTGCCGCGGTGTCCCTCGCCGTCAACGGACGGCCCGGCGTCTCGGAGGCGACTCGCACCCGGATCATGGAGATCGCGAGGGAGCTGGACTGGGAACCGTCCCCGGCCGCGCGAGCCCTGGCCGGAGCGCCGGTGCTCACCGTCGGCATGGTGCTGGCCCGCCCGGCGGAGGTGCTCGGCAACGAGGCCTTCTTCGGGGCCTTCGTCGCGGGGCTGCAGGAGGTCCTCAGCGCCCAGGACTACTCGCTGCAGATGAAGATCGTGGACTCGCCCGAGGCGGAGATCGACACCTATCGCCGCTGGTTCGCGCAGCGCCGCGTCGACGGTGTGGTGGTCGTGGACCTGCGCGTGGACGACCCGCGGATCCCGGCGCTCGAGGAGCTCGGCCAGCCGGCGCTCGTCGTCGGCGGGCCCGGGAACCACGGGTCGCTGCCGTCGGTCTACGTCGACGACGCCCATGCCACGCAGCTGCTGGTCGACCACCTCGCCGAGCGCGGGCACCGCCGGATCGCACGCGTCGCGGGCACCTCCGCGTTCCTCCACACCGCCCAGCGGGACCACGCCTTCCTGGGACGCTGCGCGGAGCTCGGCCTGCACGGCGAACTGCAGGATGCGGGCTTCGGTGCCGAGGATGCCGCGGTCGCGACCGCACAGCTGCTGAGCGGGCAGCACCCGCCGACGGCGATCGTCTTCGACAGCGACGAGATGGCGCTGGCAGGATCTCAGGTCCTCGCCGAGAGCGGCGTTGCGATCCCCGGCGACATCGCCGTGGCCAGCTACGAGGATTCACCCCTGGCCCGCACCCACCGTCCGGCCATCACCGCCATCGGACGCTCCGCCGTGGAGTACGGCGGGGTGACCGCCACCCGGCTGCTCGAGGTCGTCTCCGCGGCGCGACGGCACCGCGGCGGACCCGTCGAGGAGGCGGAGAGCGAGGTGCGCGCCCTCGAGCCGGAGCTGAGGGTCCGCGACTCCACCGACCCCTCCCAGCAGCCCGGCCCCGACGAGGTGAGATAG